From Halichondria panicea chromosome 12, odHalPani1.1, whole genome shotgun sequence, a single genomic window includes:
- the LOC135345159 gene encoding solute carrier family 35 member C2-like: MALLLTALQTVSLVSFYYTFSISLTFYNKWILTGYPFPLSITMIHLIVKFLLAWLVRKIWSCIRGSPPLVLSWGDYLKNIVPVAVFSALDIGLSNWSLLFITVSLYTMSKSTALIFILFFALLFRLEKFRLAVVGVVILIVAGLLMFTYKSTAFNLEGFILVLGASVITGLRWSCAQLTIQKEQLGLSNPVDTLFHLQPVMILVLLPIAIPVDGTNVGTSVLVFRASDWAEFGWSTAYILPAACMAFMLGVSEYLLVYHTSGLTLSVAGVLKEVLILTLSTLWWEEESLTPLNMVGIAVCVSGIALHVAIKAYYSRVEDEKESESKVREDTMELLPSAKNGRGFVAEYSDESDVVYEKQTNNINS; the protein is encoded by the exons ATGGCCCTGCTGCTGACTGCTCTTCAGACAGTGTCCCTGGTCTCCTTCTACTACACATTCTCCATCAGCCTCACCTTCTATAACAAATGGATCCTCACC GGCTACCCATTCCCCCTCTCCATTACAATGATACATCTGATTGTCAAATTCCTCTTGGCATGGTTGGTACGTAAGATCTGGTCGTGTATCCGTGGGTCCCCTCCCCTCGTCCTGAGCTGGGGAGACTACCTCAAGAACATCGTACCTGTTG CCGTCTTCAGTGCTCTGGATATCGGGCTGTCCAATTGGAGCCTCCTCTTTATTACCGTGTCTCT ATATACAATGTCAAAGTCGACTGCACTCATTTTCATTCTGTTCTTTGCACTTCTGTTTCGGTTGGAGAAGTTT CGTCTAgctgtagtgggtgtggtcattctGATAGTGGCCGGACTGCTCATGTTCACGTACAAGTCGACAGCATTTAATCTGGAGGGGTTTATACTAGTCCTAGGAGCCTCAGTCATCACTGGTCTTCGCTGGAGTTGTGCTCAGCTCACCATCCAGAAGGAACAGTTGG GACTGTCTAATCCTGTGGATACATTGTTTCATTTGCAACCTGTTATGATCCTTGTCCTGTTGCCCATCGCAATACCTGTTGATG GCACCAATGTGGGCACATCAGTGCTGGTATTCCGAGCATCTGACTGGGCGGAGTTTGGTTGGTCAACTGCATACATCTTACCTGCTGCATGTATGGCCTTTATGCTGGGGGTGTCAGAGTATCTGCTGGTCTACCACACCTCAGGGCTGACTCTCTCTGTGGCAGGAGTCCTCAAG GAGGTGCTCATATTGACGCTGTCCACTCTCTGGTGGGAGGAGGAGTCTCTGACCCCGCTCAATATGGTTGGCATAGCAGTGTGTGTCAGTGGCATTGCCCTGCATGTGGCCATCAAGGCCTATTACAGCAGAG TTGAAGATGAGAAGGAGTCAGAGTCCAAAGTTCGAGAGGACACAATGGAGCTCCTCCCTTCTGCAAagaatgggcgtggttttGTTGCCGAGTACAGTGATGAGAGTGATGTAGTCTATGAAAAACAGACTAACAATAtcaattcataa